One window from the genome of Tolypothrix sp. NIES-4075 encodes:
- a CDS encoding MBL fold metallo-hydrolase encodes MSRIDNQFTVQFWGVRGSIPSPGLHTVRYGGNTPCVEMQAGGKRLIFDGGTGLHVLGQSLLRQMPIEAHIFFTHSHWDHVQGFPFFTPGFVRGNDFHIYGAIAPDGSTVEQRLNDQMLHPNFPVPLQIMQANLDFYNVKPGEPIKINDITVETAPLNHPGEAVGYRVNWRDGAAVYITDTEHFPDRLDENVMWLARNADILIYDSTYTDDEYHSPKSPKIGWGHSTWQEAVKIAKAANVKTLVIFHHDPAHDDEFLDRVGSEAAVQFPGAIMAREGMVLQVPISMPLSESIPVSEFSA; translated from the coding sequence ATGTCTAGGATAGATAATCAATTTACCGTACAATTTTGGGGCGTTCGCGGCAGCATCCCCAGTCCAGGACTACATACCGTTCGTTACGGCGGTAATACCCCTTGCGTTGAGATGCAAGCGGGCGGTAAACGCTTAATTTTCGATGGTGGTACGGGACTGCATGTTTTGGGGCAATCATTATTGCGCCAAATGCCGATAGAAGCTCATATATTTTTCACGCACTCCCACTGGGATCACGTGCAGGGATTTCCCTTTTTTACCCCAGGCTTTGTCAGGGGAAATGACTTTCATATTTATGGGGCGATCGCTCCTGATGGTTCCACTGTCGAACAGCGGCTAAATGACCAAATGCTGCATCCAAATTTTCCCGTACCTTTGCAAATCATGCAAGCTAATTTGGATTTTTACAATGTCAAACCCGGAGAGCCAATCAAAATTAATGATATTACCGTCGAAACCGCACCTCTGAACCATCCGGGTGAAGCGGTAGGATACCGAGTTAATTGGCGCGATGGTGCGGCTGTTTACATCACCGATACTGAGCATTTTCCCGATAGGTTGGATGAAAATGTGATGTGGTTAGCTCGTAACGCCGACATCCTCATTTATGATTCCACTTATACCGACGACGAATATCATTCGCCAAAGTCGCCGAAAATCGGTTGGGGACATTCCACATGGCAAGAAGCTGTGAAAATAGCCAAGGCAGCTAACGTCAAAACTTTGGTAATTTTTCACCACGATCCGGCACACGACGATGAATTTTTGGATCGTGTAGGGTCAGAAGCAGCGGTGCAATTTCCTGGTGCGATTATGGCACGAGAAGGAATGGTACTTCAGGTTCCCATATCCATGCCCTTATCAGAATCTATTCCTGTTAGTGAGTTTTCTGCTTAA
- the surE gene encoding 5'/3'-nucleotidase SurE: MKLLISNDDGIAALGIRTLANCLAQAGHDVTVVCPDRERSATGHGLTLHQPIRAEIIESVFHPAVNAWACDGTPSDCVKLALWALLESPPDLVLSGINQGANLGTEILYSGTVSAAMEGIIEGIPSVALSLSSHTCKDFQPAADFAKILLDQIAAKPIPELMLLNVNIPAVKWSEIAGVTITRQGVRRYVDVFDKRIDPRGKTYYWLTGEVLEDVEPPSDLNLPENVPTDVDVIRKNYISITPLQYNLTYSGGVNQLSEWEFKFP; this comes from the coding sequence ATGAAATTACTAATTAGCAATGATGACGGGATTGCGGCTTTAGGGATTCGGACTTTAGCCAATTGTTTAGCACAAGCCGGTCATGATGTGACTGTAGTTTGCCCAGATCGCGAGCGATCGGCAACCGGACACGGACTAACTTTACACCAACCAATTCGCGCCGAAATCATTGAATCGGTGTTTCATCCTGCTGTCAATGCCTGGGCTTGCGATGGCACTCCTTCCGATTGTGTTAAATTAGCTCTGTGGGCTTTGCTAGAGTCTCCCCCCGATTTGGTTCTTTCTGGCATTAATCAAGGTGCTAATTTGGGAACCGAAATTCTTTATTCCGGAACTGTTTCTGCCGCAATGGAGGGTATAATTGAAGGCATTCCCAGTGTGGCATTGAGTCTTAGCAGCCACACTTGCAAAGATTTTCAACCTGCTGCTGACTTTGCCAAAATTCTCCTAGACCAAATAGCAGCAAAACCCATACCAGAATTGATGTTGCTTAACGTCAACATTCCCGCTGTCAAGTGGTCAGAAATTGCTGGAGTGACTATTACCCGTCAGGGAGTGCGACGCTACGTAGACGTTTTTGACAAGCGCATCGATCCGCGTGGAAAAACATACTACTGGTTAACCGGAGAAGTTCTAGAAGATGTAGAACCGCCATCCGATTTAAATTTGCCTGAAAATGTACCCACTGACGTGGATGTTATCCGTAAAAACTACATCAGTATAACGCCATTGCAATATAATCTCACCTATAGTGGGGGGGTTAATCAATTGTCTGAGTGGGAATTTAAATTTCCTTGA
- the pheS gene encoding phenylalanine--tRNA ligase subunit alpha, whose amino-acid sequence MTNQPSNLEAQLLALRIEGEKAIAAADSLERLEELRVGYLGKKGELSTLLRSMGQLSAEERPKIGAIGNTVKESLQTSLDKQRTSLEAAQIHAQLEAETLDVTMPGIYSPQGRIHPLNGIIDQALDIFVGMGYTVAQGPEMETDYYNFEALNTPPDHPARDMQDTFYLPDGNLLRTQTSCVQIRYMEAEEPPIRIVAPGRVYRKDDVDATHSAVFHQIELLAIDEGLTFTDLKGTIKLFLEAMFGELPIRFRASYFPFTEPSAEVDLQWNGRWLEVMGCGMVDPNVLKAVGYDPEVYTGFAAGFGVERFAMVLHQMDDIRRLYNSDLRFLRQF is encoded by the coding sequence ATGACGAATCAGCCCAGCAATTTAGAGGCTCAACTTTTAGCACTGCGAATTGAAGGAGAAAAAGCGATCGCAGCTGCCGATAGCTTAGAACGCCTAGAAGAACTAAGAGTCGGCTACCTTGGTAAAAAAGGGGAATTGTCCACGCTGTTGCGGAGTATGGGACAATTAAGTGCGGAAGAACGACCAAAAATTGGGGCGATCGGCAATACAGTCAAAGAAAGCCTTCAAACCAGTTTAGACAAACAACGCACCTCTTTAGAAGCTGCTCAAATTCACGCACAGCTAGAGGCAGAAACTCTAGATGTGACAATGCCGGGAATTTACAGCCCCCAAGGACGCATCCATCCCTTGAATGGTATTATCGACCAAGCGCTAGATATCTTTGTCGGTATGGGCTACACCGTGGCTCAAGGTCCAGAGATGGAAACAGATTACTACAATTTCGAGGCTCTGAATACTCCCCCCGACCACCCTGCCCGTGATATGCAGGATACTTTCTACCTCCCAGATGGAAATCTCCTACGTACTCAAACCTCCTGTGTACAAATTCGTTACATGGAAGCCGAAGAACCACCAATTCGGATTGTAGCTCCAGGACGAGTTTATCGGAAAGATGATGTAGACGCTACCCATTCGGCAGTTTTTCATCAAATCGAACTTTTAGCAATTGACGAAGGACTAACTTTTACAGACCTCAAAGGCACTATTAAGCTGTTTTTAGAAGCAATGTTTGGTGAATTACCAATTCGCTTCCGCGCTAGTTATTTCCCTTTTACAGAACCTTCTGCGGAAGTCGATTTGCAGTGGAATGGACGCTGGTTGGAAGTTATGGGCTGCGGTATGGTCGATCCGAATGTGTTGAAAGCTGTGGGCTACGACCCAGAAGTTTATACTGGATTTGCCGCCGGTTTTGGTGTCGAACGCTTTGCGATGGTTTTACACCAAATGGATGATATTCGCAGATTATACAATAGCGATTTGCGCTTTTTACGCCAATTTTAG